A DNA window from Staphylococcus warneri contains the following coding sequences:
- the budA gene encoding acetolactate decarboxylase, with product MTNVLYQHGTLGTLMAGLLKGTASINELLEHGDLGIATLTGSNGEVIFVDGKAYHANEHKEFVELKGDELTPYATVTKFTADTTYQTKDKTSEAVFDEVKEKMLSENLFSAVKISGLFKMMHVRMMPGQEPPYTRLIDSARRQPEQTETYIKGSVVGFFTPELFHGVGSAGFHVHFANDDRNFGGHVLDFEVEDVKVEIQNFETFEQHFPAHDETFNNATIDYKDIAEEIREAE from the coding sequence ATGACTAATGTCTTATATCAACACGGAACATTAGGAACATTGATGGCAGGTTTATTAAAAGGTACTGCATCAATTAATGAACTATTAGAACATGGTGATTTAGGTATTGCGACGCTAACAGGTTCTAATGGAGAAGTGATATTTGTAGATGGCAAAGCTTATCATGCCAACGAACATAAAGAATTCGTTGAACTCAAAGGTGATGAATTAACACCTTATGCAACGGTGACAAAATTCACAGCAGATACAACATACCAAACTAAAGATAAAACTTCTGAAGCTGTTTTTGATGAAGTGAAGGAAAAAATGCTTAGTGAAAATTTATTTTCAGCAGTGAAAATTTCTGGATTGTTTAAAATGATGCATGTACGTATGATGCCTGGTCAAGAACCACCATACACTCGTTTAATCGATTCAGCACGCAGACAGCCTGAACAAACCGAAACATATATTAAAGGATCTGTAGTTGGATTCTTCACACCGGAACTTTTCCATGGTGTAGGTTCAGCAGGATTCCATGTGCACTTTGCTAATGATGATCGCAACTTTGGTGGCCATGTATTAGATTTTGAAGTTGAAGATGTTAAAGTTGAGATTCAGAACTTTGAAACTTTCGAACAACATTTTCCAGCTCATGATGAAACATTTAATAATGCTACTATTGATTATAAAGATATTGCGGAAGAAATAAGAGAAGCCGAATAA
- the cidR gene encoding cidABC operon transcriptional activator CidR — MEIKQIKYFVETVRRGGMTQASEHLYIAQSTISKAIKSIENEYDITLFDRSQKQIKLTDIGQTFYDNSLEFLALFEKLSLEMNDVMNVQKGHIRIALSPMMNVQLFTDSLNQFHQLYPKVTYEVMEGGGKIVENLTETDEVDIGITTLPVDATLFHSVPLYNEELLLVVSKGHALAQQEKVDLAELKEEEFVLFHDDYYLKDQIIENCKRLGFYPKTVANISQISFIANMISQGIGISVVPESLVHLMGDNVKALKLENAELSWHLGLIWRRDAYLNFVTREWIQFIRDLREK; from the coding sequence ATGGAAATAAAACAGATCAAATATTTTGTTGAAACTGTTCGACGTGGTGGTATGACGCAGGCATCAGAACATTTATATATTGCACAGTCAACCATCAGTAAAGCAATCAAAAGTATAGAAAACGAATATGATATTACATTATTTGACCGTTCACAAAAGCAAATTAAACTGACAGACATCGGTCAGACATTTTATGATAACAGCTTAGAATTTTTAGCATTGTTCGAGAAACTATCACTAGAAATGAACGATGTGATGAATGTACAAAAAGGTCATATTAGAATAGCCCTATCGCCCATGATGAATGTTCAATTATTTACAGACAGTTTAAATCAATTTCATCAACTCTATCCGAAAGTCACGTATGAGGTAATGGAGGGTGGAGGTAAAATAGTAGAAAACCTCACAGAAACAGATGAAGTAGATATAGGTATCACGACGTTACCTGTTGATGCAACTTTATTTCATTCGGTACCATTGTATAATGAAGAGCTATTACTTGTTGTGAGTAAAGGCCATGCTTTGGCACAACAAGAAAAAGTAGATTTAGCTGAACTAAAAGAAGAAGAGTTTGTGCTATTTCATGATGATTATTACTTAAAAGATCAAATTATCGAGAACTGTAAACGATTAGGATTTTATCCAAAAACTGTAGCGAATATATCTCAGATTAGTTTTATCGCGAATATGATTAGTCAAGGCATTGGTATTAGTGTCGTACCAGAAAGTTTAGTACATTTAATGGGAGATAATGTGAAAGCATTGAAACTAGAAAATGCAGAGTTATCATGGCATTTAGGTTTAATCTGGAGAAGAGATGCATACCTTAACTTTGTAACGCGCGAATGGATACAATTTATAAGGGATTTAAGAGAGAAGTAG
- a CDS encoding FAD-dependent oxidoreductase: MKYIIVGTSHAGYEVIQTLLKEDKDADIHVYESGDKPSFLSCGIQSYLEDVSPSLDSLHYANEQSYKDQGVNIHVNSTVTDIDTEQKVITVDQNGNTEQVNYDKLFLSPGGKPVTPPVEGIDQYNHVLFMRGRDWANQVKSRMSNAKKAVVVGGGYIGIEAAEAFAKAGIQTKVIDVADRILSTYLDQEFTDILEDNAKEHGLEFIGGETVQSLNGDEQGNVTKVITDKNEYEADTVLFAVGVQPATDWLEGKIDLGKKGVININHQQQTSAKDVYAGGDATLVPFAPVEEDRYIALATNSRRQGVTAAKNMLGHDMTMPRVSGTSGLQLFDYKFGQTGVHGTEQDHYDGNLGQKYVKELIRPKFMQDEIPVHMKIIYDEDSHKILGAQLMSKDNITESINTMSIAISAGYTLEQLAVQDFFFQPDYDRPWNYLNVLAQQALNDTFGSDQMLF; the protein is encoded by the coding sequence ATGAAATACATTATCGTTGGTACATCTCATGCTGGATATGAGGTCATCCAAACACTACTTAAAGAAGACAAAGACGCTGATATACACGTATATGAAAGTGGTGACAAACCTTCTTTCCTATCTTGTGGTATACAAAGTTACTTAGAAGATGTATCACCATCTCTAGATTCATTACACTATGCGAATGAACAATCATATAAAGATCAAGGTGTTAATATTCATGTTAATAGCACCGTTACTGATATAGATACTGAACAAAAAGTCATTACAGTTGATCAAAATGGTAATACTGAGCAAGTAAATTACGACAAACTCTTCTTAAGTCCAGGAGGAAAACCGGTCACACCTCCAGTTGAAGGTATCGATCAATACAATCATGTTTTATTCATGCGTGGCAGAGATTGGGCTAATCAAGTAAAATCACGTATGTCAAACGCCAAAAAAGCAGTTGTCGTTGGTGGTGGCTATATCGGTATCGAAGCAGCAGAAGCCTTCGCTAAAGCTGGTATTCAAACGAAAGTTATTGATGTCGCGGATCGTATTTTAAGTACGTATTTAGACCAAGAATTTACTGATATTCTTGAGGATAACGCTAAAGAACACGGATTAGAATTTATAGGTGGCGAAACAGTTCAATCCTTAAACGGTGATGAACAAGGAAATGTAACTAAAGTCATCACAGATAAAAACGAGTACGAAGCAGATACAGTACTATTTGCCGTAGGTGTTCAACCAGCAACAGATTGGTTAGAAGGTAAAATAGATTTAGGCAAAAAAGGCGTCATTAATATTAATCATCAACAACAAACATCTGCTAAAGATGTCTATGCTGGTGGCGATGCAACACTTGTTCCATTTGCACCAGTTGAAGAAGATCGATATATTGCTTTAGCAACCAATTCACGTCGACAAGGTGTAACAGCAGCTAAAAATATGTTAGGCCATGATATGACAATGCCACGCGTTTCTGGTACATCTGGTTTACAATTGTTTGATTATAAATTTGGTCAAACAGGTGTTCATGGTACAGAACAAGATCATTATGATGGAAACTTAGGACAAAAATATGTCAAAGAACTTATTCGTCCAAAATTCATGCAAGATGAAATCCCTGTACACATGAAAATTATCTATGATGAAGATAGTCATAAAATTTTAGGCGCACAACTTATGTCTAAAGATAATATTACTGAATCAATCAACACCATGTCCATTGCCATTTCAGCTGGTTATACTTTAGAACAACTCGCAGTACAAGACTTCTTCTTCCAACCTGACTACGACAGACCTTGGAATTACTTAAACGTACTTGCTCAGCAAGCATTAAATGACACATTTGGTAGTGATCAAATGCTATTTTAA
- a CDS encoding aspartate aminotransferase family protein — MSKAQDLIKEDEQYFAKSGRIKYYPLAIDHGYGATLVDVDGKEYIDLLASASSQNVGHAPKKVTEAIKKQVDKFVHYTPAYMYHEPLIRLSKKLCDISPGDYEKRVTYGLSGSDANYGIIKFARAYTGRPYIISFTNAYHGSTFGSLSMSAISLNMRKKYGPLLNGFYHIPFPDNYRGLFEQPNANTVDEYLAPLKEMFDKYVPADEVACIVLETIQGDGGLLEPVPGYFEALEGICREHGILIAVDDIQQGLGRTGKWSSVEHFNFTPDLITFGKSLAGGLPMSAIVGRKEIMETLEAPAHLFTTGANPVSCEAALATLEMIEEEQLLEASLEKGKYVRQTMDRWVTDYECIGDVRGKGLSIGIDVVSDPIQKTRDPEAALKICNYCFDKGVVIIAVAGNVLRFQPPLVISYEQLDYALSTLEDAIRALNRGELDQYEIEGQGW, encoded by the coding sequence ATGAGTAAAGCACAAGACTTAATAAAAGAAGATGAGCAATATTTTGCTAAATCTGGAAGAATCAAATATTATCCTTTAGCCATTGATCATGGCTACGGTGCAACGCTAGTAGATGTTGATGGAAAAGAGTACATCGACTTATTAGCCAGTGCAAGTTCACAAAACGTGGGTCATGCGCCTAAAAAAGTAACCGAAGCGATTAAAAAGCAAGTTGACAAGTTTGTCCACTATACGCCAGCGTATATGTATCACGAGCCATTAATTCGCTTATCTAAAAAGTTATGTGATATTTCACCCGGTGACTATGAAAAAAGAGTGACATATGGGTTGAGTGGTTCAGATGCCAATTATGGTATTATTAAGTTTGCTCGTGCATATACAGGACGACCTTATATCATCAGTTTTACAAATGCGTATCATGGTTCAACATTTGGTTCACTTTCTATGTCCGCAATAAGTTTGAATATGAGGAAAAAATACGGTCCGCTTTTGAACGGCTTTTATCATATACCGTTTCCTGACAATTATAGAGGTCTATTTGAACAACCTAATGCGAATACGGTAGATGAATATTTAGCACCGCTTAAAGAAATGTTTGACAAATATGTTCCGGCTGACGAGGTAGCATGTATTGTATTAGAAACGATACAAGGGGATGGTGGTCTATTAGAACCTGTACCAGGATACTTTGAAGCTTTAGAAGGTATTTGTAGAGAACATGGCATTTTAATTGCGGTTGATGATATTCAACAAGGATTAGGACGTACTGGAAAATGGAGTTCAGTAGAGCACTTCAACTTTACACCAGATTTAATTACGTTTGGTAAGTCGCTTGCCGGGGGATTGCCTATGTCAGCTATCGTCGGACGTAAAGAAATCATGGAGACGTTAGAAGCACCAGCACATCTATTTACTACTGGTGCGAATCCAGTTAGTTGTGAAGCGGCTTTAGCTACACTTGAGATGATCGAAGAAGAACAGTTACTCGAAGCAAGTCTAGAAAAAGGTAAGTATGTACGTCAAACGATGGATAGATGGGTCACTGATTATGAATGTATTGGTGATGTCCGTGGTAAAGGATTATCAATTGGTATCGATGTAGTATCTGATCCAATTCAAAAGACTCGTGATCCTGAAGCAGCATTAAAAATATGTAACTATTGCTTTGATAAAGGCGTTGTTATCATAGCAGTAGCAGGGAATGTGTTAAGATTTCAACCCCCACTAGTCATTTCCTATGAACAGTTAGATTATGCATTGTCGACGCTTGAGGATGCGATTCGAGCGTTAAATCGAGGGGAATTAGATCAATATGAAATAGAAGGTCAAGGCTGGTAA
- a CDS encoding APC family permease: MSSFFKRLTQKEDPSIYQSKDGHLKRTLRVRDFLALGVGTIVSTSIFTLPGVVAAEHAGPAVALSFLLAAIVAGLVAFTYAEMASTMPFAGSAYSWINVLFGEFFGWVAGWALLAEYFIAVAFVASGFSANLRGLVKPLGIELPKALSNPFGSDGGVIDIVAAIVIILTALLLSRGMSEAARMENILVILKVLAIILFVIVGLTAINFSNYVPFIPEHKVTDAGDFGGWQGIYAGVSMIFLAYIGFDSIAANSAEAINPQKTMPRGILGSLLVAIVLFVAVALVLVGMFHYSQYADNAEPVGWALRESGHGIVAAVVQAISVIGMFTALIGMMLAGSRLLYSFGRDGLLPSWLGKLNNKHLPNRALVILTIIGVLIGSMFPFAFLAQLISAGTLVAFMFVSLAMYQLRKREGKDLPIPSFKLPLYPVLPAVTFILVLLVFWGLSFEAKLYTLIWFIVGIFIYLLYGMRHSKKDRDDAYKSPKKP, encoded by the coding sequence ATGTCTAGTTTTTTTAAACGATTAACACAAAAAGAAGATCCATCCATCTATCAAAGTAAAGATGGTCATTTAAAAAGAACTTTACGTGTTCGAGATTTTCTTGCTTTAGGTGTAGGTACTATTGTTTCTACGTCTATATTTACTTTACCTGGTGTTGTAGCAGCTGAGCATGCTGGACCAGCGGTTGCATTATCATTCTTACTTGCAGCCATTGTAGCAGGATTAGTTGCCTTTACATATGCTGAAATGGCTTCCACTATGCCATTTGCAGGTTCTGCTTATTCTTGGATTAACGTACTATTTGGTGAATTTTTTGGTTGGGTTGCCGGTTGGGCGCTATTAGCTGAATACTTTATTGCCGTCGCCTTTGTGGCCTCTGGTTTTTCCGCTAACTTACGAGGATTAGTTAAACCCTTAGGCATTGAATTACCAAAAGCATTATCCAATCCATTTGGTAGTGATGGTGGCGTCATTGATATTGTAGCAGCCATTGTTATTATCTTAACTGCTTTACTATTATCACGTGGTATGAGTGAAGCTGCACGTATGGAAAATATTTTAGTTATTTTAAAAGTATTAGCAATTATCTTATTCGTCATTGTAGGACTAACAGCTATCAACTTTAGTAACTATGTACCATTTATTCCAGAACACAAGGTAACTGATGCAGGTGACTTTGGTGGCTGGCAAGGTATTTATGCTGGTGTTTCTATGATTTTCTTAGCATATATCGGATTTGACTCTATCGCTGCCAACTCTGCTGAAGCAATTAATCCTCAAAAAACAATGCCAAGAGGAATTTTAGGATCATTATTAGTCGCTATAGTATTATTTGTTGCAGTTGCTTTAGTATTAGTAGGTATGTTCCATTACAGTCAATATGCTGACAACGCTGAACCAGTAGGTTGGGCATTACGCGAAAGTGGTCACGGTATTGTTGCAGCAGTTGTGCAAGCTATCTCAGTTATCGGTATGTTTACTGCCTTAATTGGTATGATGCTTGCTGGATCAAGACTGTTATACTCATTTGGTCGTGACGGTTTATTACCATCATGGTTAGGTAAATTAAATAACAAACATTTACCTAATAGAGCATTAGTTATTTTAACAATAATTGGTGTCTTAATCGGATCAATGTTCCCATTTGCTTTCTTAGCTCAATTAATTTCAGCAGGAACATTAGTAGCATTTATGTTTGTTTCATTAGCAATGTATCAACTTAGAAAACGTGAAGGTAAAGACTTACCTATCCCATCTTTCAAACTGCCATTATACCCAGTATTACCCGCAGTCACTTTTATACTAGTTCTATTAGTATTCTGGGGTTTAAGTTTTGAAGCCAAATTATATACACTCATTTGGTTCATTGTAGGTATATTTATCTATTTACTTTACGGCATGAGACATTCTAAAAAAGATCGTGATGATGCCTACAAATCTCCAAAAAAACCTTAA
- a CDS encoding L-lactate dehydrogenase has product MKKFGKKVVLVGDGSVGSSYAFAMVTQGIADEFVIIDIAKDKVNADVQDLNHGALHSDSPVVVKAGEYSDCKDADLVVITAGAPQKPGETRLQLVEKNTKIMHSIVTSIMDSGFDGYFLIAANPVDILTRYVKELTGLPAERVIGSGTVLDSARLRYLISNELNVAPASVHAAIIGEHGDSELAVWSKANIAGISVFDTLKEQTGSEAKAQEIYEKTRDAAYEIIQAKGSTYYGIALALLRISKALLNNENTILTVSSQLNGEYGFKDVYIGVPTLINENGASKIYETPLSDHEKELFKQSVEALEASYDSVKHLLDQ; this is encoded by the coding sequence ATGAAAAAATTTGGTAAAAAAGTTGTTTTAGTTGGGGATGGCTCTGTAGGCTCTAGTTATGCTTTTGCAATGGTCACACAAGGTATTGCAGATGAATTTGTAATTATTGATATTGCTAAAGATAAAGTGAATGCAGACGTTCAAGATTTAAACCACGGTGCACTTCACAGTGATTCACCAGTTGTTGTTAAAGCTGGAGAATATAGCGATTGTAAAGATGCTGATTTAGTAGTTATTACTGCTGGAGCACCACAAAAACCAGGTGAAACACGTTTACAATTAGTAGAGAAAAACACAAAAATTATGCATAGCATTGTGACAAGTATTATGGATAGTGGTTTTGATGGTTACTTCCTAATTGCGGCAAATCCAGTAGATATCTTAACTCGTTATGTTAAAGAATTAACTGGTTTACCAGCTGAACGTGTTATCGGTTCAGGTACAGTATTAGACTCTGCAAGACTTAGATATTTAATCAGTAATGAGTTAAATGTAGCTCCTGCAAGTGTGCATGCTGCAATCATTGGTGAACACGGTGACTCAGAATTAGCAGTATGGTCTAAAGCAAATATCGCTGGTATTTCAGTATTCGATACGCTTAAAGAGCAAACAGGTAGTGAAGCTAAAGCACAAGAAATTTATGAAAAAACTAGAGACGCTGCTTATGAAATTATTCAAGCTAAAGGTTCAACATACTACGGTATTGCATTAGCCTTATTAAGAATTTCAAAAGCTTTATTAAACAACGAAAACACAATTTTAACAGTTTCTTCACAATTAAATGGAGAATATGGATTTAAAGATGTATACATTGGTGTACCAACATTAATTAACGAAAATGGTGCAAGTAAAATTTATGAAACACCATTAAGCGATCACGAAAAAGAATTGTTTAAACAATCTGTTGAGGCATTAGAAGCTTCATATGATTCAGTGAAACATCTTTTAGACCAATAG
- a CDS encoding oxidoreductase codes for MTIGVIGPGAVGTTIAIELQQAYPDTLLIGKQKNTLNYFPENGHQSKTISVTPYQDITQPLDIVFIAVKTYQLESVITQLSPIIHEETIIILAQNGYGQLEHIPYPNSYQAVVYISGQKNNNDVTHFRDYRLHLKDTPRTRKLQKLTDQTNIEIILEENIEEIIWYKLLVNLGINSITALGRDTAKLLHSSHIRDICRGIILEGIAVARAEGLNFDVNTLDSIMTIYEGYPDQMGTSMYYDITSGRPLEMETIQGYIYRKAQEYHITTPYLNTVYAFLSAYQSQF; via the coding sequence ATGACAATTGGTGTTATTGGTCCAGGTGCCGTTGGAACAACGATTGCTATTGAACTACAGCAAGCATATCCTGACACTTTACTTATTGGAAAACAAAAAAACACATTAAATTATTTCCCAGAAAATGGACATCAATCTAAAACAATCTCTGTAACGCCTTATCAAGATATAACACAACCCCTTGATATTGTATTTATTGCGGTTAAAACATATCAATTAGAATCAGTTATTACTCAATTATCGCCTATTATTCATGAAGAGACTATAATCATTCTCGCTCAAAATGGCTATGGACAATTAGAACATATACCTTATCCAAATTCATATCAAGCTGTTGTCTATATTAGTGGTCAGAAAAACAACAATGATGTCACTCATTTTAGAGACTATCGCCTTCACTTGAAAGATACACCAAGGACTCGAAAATTACAAAAGTTAACTGACCAAACGAATATTGAAATCATACTCGAAGAGAATATAGAAGAAATAATATGGTATAAACTATTAGTTAATTTAGGTATCAATTCAATTACTGCGTTGGGTCGAGATACTGCTAAATTATTACATTCATCACATATTCGGGACATTTGTCGTGGAATCATTTTAGAGGGAATTGCCGTAGCACGTGCTGAAGGACTCAATTTCGATGTGAATACACTCGACTCTATTATGACTATATATGAGGGGTACCCTGATCAAATGGGAACAAGTATGTACTATGATATCACATCTGGAAGACCTTTAGAAATGGAGACTATCCAAGGATACATTTATAGGAAGGCTCAAGAATATCATATAACGACACCTTACCTTAATACGGTTTATGCATTTTTATCAGCCTATCAATCTCAATTTTAA
- the alsS gene encoding acetolactate synthase AlsS, translating to MADKKYTAADMVIDTLKNNGVEYVFGIPGAKIDYLFNALEDDGPELIVTRHEQNAAMMAQGIGRLTGKPGVALVTSGPGVSNLTTGLLTATSEGDPVLALGGQVKRNDLLRLTHQSIDNAALLKYSTKYSEEVQDPESLSEVMTNAMRTATSGKNGASFISIPQDVISAPVESKAIALCQKPNLGVLSEQDINDVIDAIKNAAFPVLLAGMRSSSANETNAIRKLVERTNLPVVETFQGAGVISRELENHFFGRVGLFRNQVGDELLRKSDLVVTIGYDPIEYEASNWNKELDTKVINIDEVPAEITNYMQPTKELIGNIAGTIEMISDKVDEPFINQQHLDELEQLRAHIIEETGIKATHEEGVLHPIEIIESMQKILTDDTTVTVDVGSHYIWMARKFRSYNPRHLLFSNGMQTLGVALPWAISAALVRPNTQVVSVAGDGGFLFSAQDLETAVRKNLNIIQLIWNDGKYNMVEFQEEMKYERSSGVDFGSVDYVKYAEAFGAKGMRVTNQEELEAAIKEGYETEGPVLIDIPVNYKDNMKLSTNMLPDAFN from the coding sequence ATGGCAGACAAAAAATATACTGCAGCCGATATGGTCATAGACACGTTAAAAAATAATGGTGTAGAGTACGTATTTGGTATTCCAGGTGCAAAAATTGACTATTTATTTAACGCACTTGAAGACGATGGACCTGAACTTATTGTTACGCGTCACGAGCAAAACGCAGCAATGATGGCCCAAGGTATAGGACGACTAACTGGTAAACCTGGTGTCGCACTTGTAACGAGTGGTCCAGGTGTAAGTAACTTAACGACTGGACTATTAACAGCAACATCTGAAGGAGATCCCGTATTAGCTTTAGGAGGACAAGTTAAGCGTAATGATTTATTACGTTTAACACATCAAAGTATAGACAACGCGGCTTTATTAAAGTACTCAACAAAATACAGTGAAGAAGTACAAGATCCTGAATCTTTATCAGAAGTAATGACTAATGCTATGAGAACAGCAACATCAGGTAAAAATGGTGCAAGCTTTATAAGTATTCCACAAGATGTGATTTCAGCACCAGTAGAATCAAAAGCAATAGCACTATGTCAAAAGCCTAATTTAGGTGTTCTTAGTGAGCAAGATATTAATGATGTGATTGATGCAATTAAAAATGCAGCATTCCCTGTTTTACTTGCTGGTATGAGAAGTTCAAGTGCAAATGAAACAAATGCTATCCGTAAATTAGTTGAAAGAACAAACTTACCAGTAGTAGAAACATTCCAAGGTGCTGGGGTCATTAGTCGCGAATTAGAAAATCACTTCTTTGGCCGTGTAGGATTGTTCCGTAACCAAGTAGGAGACGAATTACTTCGTAAAAGTGATTTAGTTGTCACAATTGGTTATGATCCAATTGAGTATGAAGCAAGCAATTGGAATAAGGAATTAGACACGAAAGTGATCAATATTGACGAAGTTCCAGCAGAAATTACAAATTATATGCAACCTACTAAAGAATTAATTGGTAATATTGCAGGAACTATTGAAATGATATCTGACAAAGTAGATGAACCATTTATTAACCAACAACATTTAGATGAATTAGAGCAGTTAAGAGCACATATCATTGAAGAAACAGGTATTAAAGCAACTCATGAAGAGGGTGTATTACATCCAATCGAGATTATCGAATCTATGCAGAAGATATTAACTGACGACACAACAGTTACTGTTGATGTTGGAAGTCATTATATTTGGATGGCGCGTAAATTCAGAAGTTATAATCCAAGACATTTATTATTTAGTAATGGTATGCAAACATTAGGTGTTGCATTACCATGGGCGATTTCTGCAGCACTTGTACGTCCAAATACACAAGTTGTCTCAGTGGCTGGTGATGGAGGATTCCTATTTTCAGCACAGGATTTAGAAACAGCTGTTCGAAAGAATCTAAATATCATACAATTAATTTGGAATGATGGTAAGTATAATATGGTTGAGTTCCAAGAAGAAATGAAATATGAACGTTCATCAGGTGTAGATTTTGGTTCAGTTGATTATGTGAAATATGCAGAAGCTTTTGGAGCAAAAGGTATGCGTGTCACAAATCAAGAAGAATTAGAAGCGGCTATCAAAGAAGGCTATGAAACAGAAGGCCCAGTATTGATAGATATTCCAGTTAACTATAAAGATAACATGAAGCTTTCAACAAACATGTTACCTGATGCATTTAACTAA
- a CDS encoding YoaK family protein → MALEKFMRRNIYQSKEMAILLTFVGGYIDAYTFLSRGGTLAAGQTGNIIFLASEVSHRDLTGGILKIASVVSFMIGVMFVSLIHHQMATRYWRLVSLLPITISCLVVGFLPISIPNLYILPPLAFGMAMLTTSFSKIEGEGYNNTFSTGNIKNGVIALSEYILNGDTAQLRKAKLYIRIVLSFIIGAIISAEVQKYIGTYAILVAAMILIVIFIFYSILIYRREHTVE, encoded by the coding sequence ATGGCTTTAGAAAAATTTATGCGAAGAAATATATATCAGAGTAAGGAAATGGCTATACTCTTAACCTTTGTTGGTGGATATATTGATGCTTATACCTTTTTAAGTCGAGGAGGCACACTAGCAGCAGGTCAAACAGGAAATATTATATTTCTTGCTTCAGAGGTATCACATAGAGATTTAACTGGTGGTATATTGAAGATTGCTTCAGTTGTATCCTTTATGATTGGCGTAATGTTTGTGTCTTTAATTCATCATCAAATGGCAACACGGTATTGGAGATTAGTCTCATTATTGCCTATTACAATAAGTTGTCTTGTTGTAGGATTTTTACCAATTAGTATACCTAATTTGTATATTTTACCACCGCTAGCATTTGGTATGGCAATGCTTACAACCTCATTCAGTAAAATAGAAGGGGAAGGTTATAACAATACCTTTTCAACGGGGAACATTAAAAATGGTGTGATAGCACTGAGTGAATATATATTAAATGGCGATACTGCCCAATTGAGAAAGGCTAAACTTTACATTAGAATAGTATTAAGTTTTATTATTGGAGCTATTATTTCAGCAGAAGTTCAAAAATATATAGGCACTTATGCCATATTAGTTGCAGCAATGATTCTAATAGTGATATTTATCTTTTATAGTATTTTAATTTATAGAAGAGAGCATACGGTGGAATAA
- the panB gene encoding 3-methyl-2-oxobutanoate hydroxymethyltransferase, producing the protein MKTIAQLVEMKEQSNKISMVTAYDFPSAKQAQQADIDMILVGDSLGMTVLGYESTVQVTIEDMIHHGKAVRRGAPDTFVVVDMPIGAVGISDELDLKNALTLYQQTEANAIKAEGAHLTSFIRKATQIGIPVVAHLGLTPQSVGVMGYKLQGSTKEAALQLIKDAHHVEEAGAIALVLEAIPSDLAQEISQQLSIPVIGIGAGKDTDGQVLVYHDMLNYGVDRHAKFVKQYSDFSIGINGLKQYNEEVKSGAFPSEAHTYKKKIMSEVNKND; encoded by the coding sequence TTGAAAACTATAGCTCAGTTAGTAGAAATGAAAGAACAAAGCAATAAAATTTCAATGGTTACTGCTTATGATTTTCCTAGTGCAAAGCAAGCACAACAAGCAGATATAGATATGATTTTAGTAGGAGATTCCTTAGGAATGACTGTGTTAGGTTATGAAAGTACAGTTCAAGTTACAATAGAAGATATGATTCATCATGGTAAAGCAGTTCGACGTGGTGCGCCCGATACATTTGTAGTCGTAGATATGCCTATCGGTGCGGTGGGCATCAGTGATGAATTAGATTTGAAAAATGCATTAACGTTATATCAACAAACAGAAGCAAACGCTATTAAAGCAGAAGGTGCACATTTAACTTCATTTATTCGTAAAGCCACTCAAATAGGCATTCCTGTTGTTGCACACTTAGGGTTAACACCACAAAGTGTTGGCGTTATGGGATATAAATTGCAGGGTAGTACAAAAGAAGCTGCATTACAGTTAATTAAAGATGCGCATCATGTAGAAGAAGCTGGTGCAATTGCACTTGTACTCGAAGCGATTCCTAGTGATCTGGCGCAAGAGATTAGTCAACAGCTATCAATTCCAGTGATAGGTATTGGCGCAGGGAAAGATACTGACGGACAAGTATTGGTTTATCATGACATGTTAAATTATGGTGTCGATCGTCATGCCAAATTTGTTAAGCAATATAGTGATTTTTCAATAGGTATTAATGGTTTAAAACAATATAATGAAGAAGTAAAATCAGGCGCATTTCCATCCGAAGCACACACGTATAAGAAAAAAATTATGAGCGAGGTAAATAAAAATGACTAA